One Rosa chinensis cultivar Old Blush chromosome 3, RchiOBHm-V2, whole genome shotgun sequence DNA window includes the following coding sequences:
- the LOC112192517 gene encoding protein WUSCHEL, with amino-acid sequence MNNSRDMHEDDYYSIKAANVHEPAAEVAFTPKLSATSNMTQSYVLSSNHHHHQVVGVTQSQGRSGGDYCYNGHQPSSAASQQSSRWNPTPEQLRVLEELYGHGLKTPTAEQIRQVTARLQHFGKIEYKNVFYWFQNHRARERQKRRHELLSMPQYHSKEKQLWSNKESAGAAGQRRSSTLEIEHQNKWALSNYGILADQELSSVLQKRMSMVTGNYSGQLEEQSYLATPTSEEQQTNASATLIYTKLLDYHHLHYDNDYGMVLTTPNIYKEAESRLETQTLELFPLESDNVKGVMDTESPMIRTTNTDSKEDFMAYQYFQFL; translated from the exons ATGAACAACAGTAGGGATATGCATGAGGATGACTACTACTCGATCAAAGCTGCAAATGTTCATGAGCCCGCTGCAGAAGTAGCATTCACTCCAAAGCTTAGCGCTACTTCCAACATGACCCAAAGTTATGTGTTATCATCCAACCACCACCATCATCAGG TGGTTGGAGTGACGCAGTCGCAAGGCAGAAGTGGCGGTGATTATTGCTATAATGGTCACCAACCCTCCTCTGCAGCTTCGCAGCAAAGTTCCCGATGGAATCCAACCCCAGAGCAGTTACGGGTCCTGGAAGAGCTGTATGGACATGGATTAAAGACACCAACGGCAGAACAAATCCGACAAGTGACTGCGCGGCTTCAACACTTTGGAAAGATTGAATACAAGAATGTCTTCTACTGGTTTCAGAACCACCGAGCGAgggagagacagaagagacgacaTGAACTCCTGTCCATGCCTCAGTATCACTCTAAGGAAAAACAACTTTGGAGCAACAAAGAATCTGCAGGAG CTGCAGGACAGAGAAGGTCAAGTACTCTTGAAATTGAGCACCAGAATAAATGGGCACTATCAAACTACGGTATTCTTGCTGATCAG GAATTATCTTCAGTGCTGCAAAAGAGGATGAGCATGGTGACCGGCAATTACTCCGGTCAATTGGAGGAGCAATCCTATTTGGCTACACCGACCTCGGAAGAACAACAAACAAACGCATCAGCTACATTAATATACACAAAGCTCTTGGACTATCATCATCTCCATTATGATAATGATTACGGTATGGTGTTGACTACACCCAATATTTACAAAGAAGCAGAAAGTAGATTAGAAACTCAAACTCTGGAGCTCTTTCCACTTGAGAGCGACAATGTTAAGGGTGTTATGGATACCGAATCACCTATGATCAGAACCACAAACACAGACAGTAAGGAAGATTTCATGGCATACcaatattttcaatttctttga